A DNA window from Macadamia integrifolia cultivar HAES 741 chromosome 4, SCU_Mint_v3, whole genome shotgun sequence contains the following coding sequences:
- the LOC122075088 gene encoding uncharacterized protein LOC122075088 has protein sequence MRFDAPQHFWNDYRKKEQKYWKEHSVLPIHLEVGVLLRKEMATGNDSTVPSEAATEVMMDVTGTHVEGIGNNDGVDYEPIEEEESVHSTPIGSTSRLRGRPRGSVNNGREKRKKGVAEKVVSPLKQIANSIEKMVMSESQSEFGRAIIDVVDAIPDLNFQQKFKAKEYFMAKRNSTIIFLGTKVEDRRNLLEMY, from the exons atgagatttgatgctcctcaacacttctggaatgattatagg aaaaaagaacaaaagtattgGAAGGAACATAGTGTGCTCCCAATTCACCTTGAAGTTGGAGTTTTGCTAAGGAAAGAGATGGCAACTGGGAATGATTCAACAGTCCCCTCTGAAGCTGCCACTGAAGTTATGATGGATGTGACAGGTACTCATGTTGAGGGAATAGGGAACAATGATGGTGTTGACTATgaacctattgaagaagaagaaagtgttcATTCCACTCCCATTGGTAGTACCAGCCGTTTGCGAGGAAGACCTCGTGGGTCCGTCAATAATggcagagaaaagaggaagaagggtgtagctgaaaaggtggtaagtccaTTGAAACAGATTGCTAACTCAATCGAGAAGATGGTAATGAGTGAATCTCAGTCTGAATTTGGGAGAGCCATTATAGATGTTGTTGATGCCATTCCAGAcctcaattttcaacaaaagtttaaggccaaggaatatttcatggcCAAGCGGAATTCTACCATTATCTTCTTGGGAACAAAAGTAGAAGATAGGCGAAATCTGCTTGAGATGTACTAg
- the LOC122076419 gene encoding nudix hydrolase 8-like — MMAFVLLSIQGNYDLGTFFSIFNTLLEVFSVFAQKFKVKVRYSVINFFLSSEGLKVKFVNPVNVRYISFSVSSSSVMEHVVSENVAQPIELLHGVEDKYGGVILYMKDPLDSEVFVAALRASISKWRQEGKKGIWMNLPIELVNLVEAAVKEGFYYHHAEPTYLMLVYWIPETPSTIPANASHRVGVGACVINDEREVLHLRLLSISTLIKSTQNSRWPLCFINMYVSQ; from the exons ATGATGGCATTCGTCCTTCTATCCATACAAGGAAACTATG ATCTTGGGACATTTTTCTCGATCTTCAATACTCTGCTAGAAGTATTCTCTGTGTTTGCGCAAAAGTTCAAGGTGAAAGTTCGCTACAGTGTCATCAATTTCTTTCTTAGTTCCGAAG GTCTCAAGGTTAAATTTGTGAATCCAGTCAATGTCAGATACATATCATTTTCAGTAAGTTCGTCTTCAGTCATGGAACATGTTGTATCTGAAAATGTTGCACAACCGATTGAGCTACTTCATGGAGTTGAGGATAAATATGGAGGTGTcattctatatatgaaggaCCCATTGGATTCTGAGGTCTTTGTTGCTGCTCTTAGAGCTTCAATATCAAAATGGAGGCAAGAG GGTAAGAAAGGTATTTGGATGAACTTGCCCATTGAACTTGTAAATCTTGTTGAAGCTGCTGTTAAG GAGGGTTTCTACTACCACCATGCTGAGCCAACATACTTAATGCTTGTCTATTGGATTCCTGAAACTCCAAGTACTATACCTGCAAATGCTTCTCACCGAGTTGGTGTTGGTGCTTGCGTGATAAATGATGAAAGAGAGGTACTACATCTGCGGTTGCTGTCTATTAGTACTCTAATTAAATCAACACAAAACTCCAGGTGGCCTCTCTGCTTCATTAATATGTATG TAAGCCAGTAA